A region of the Akkermansia muciniphila genome:
GGTTCAGGCGTTTCCCCCATTCCTTCACCCGCCATTTCCGGAACCTTTTTCCTTGCCGTCCTCTTGCGGGGAGCGGGGGAAGCATCCGGTCCGGATGCGGAAAGCTCAACGGCAACCTGGGGCTCCGAAGGAGTTTCCGCCGCAGGCTTGGCTCTGCGAACAACACGTTTTTTGGGCGCCGGCTCCGGAGAAACCTGCTCCGGAGTCAAATCTGGGGGGGTATCAGACATGGAAAAGAAAATTGGACTGCAACAACAGGCGTCTCCTGAAAGACAACGGCGTTAGTCAAGCTGTTCGAGGATTTCTTCCGCCACGTCGAAATTGGAGAAGACATTCAGCGCGTCGTCGTAATCGTCCAGCGCTTCATACAGGCGCAGGGCGGCTTTTGCCGTATCCAGATCATTAATCACGGAAATGTTCTGCGCTACGGAAATCAGCTTCATGGAAATCACCGTATGGCCAGCCTCGCGCAGGGCGGCGCATACATTATTCAGTTCCGTCGGGTCCGTTACAAACACCCATTCGTTATCGGTATCCCCCTGCTCCACATCGTCCGCGCCGCATTCCAGCGCCAGATCCATGGCGGAATCCTCCGTCAGGCCTTCCGCCATGATGCGGGCTTCTCCCTTGCGTTCAAACTGGTAGGCCACGGACCCGGGCGTGCCGATGCTGCCCCCGTTCTTGGTGAAAAGAGTCCGGAGTTCGGAAGCGGAGCGGTTCGTGTTGTCCGTAGCCACTTCAACCAGGAAAGCCGTACCCGCCGGGCCGTAGCCCTCATAAGTAATCTCCTGAATGGTGGCCCCTCCCAGTTCCCCGGTTCCCTTCTTGATGGCGCGTTCAATATTCTCCTTGGGGGTGGACACGGCCTTGGCCCCGTCAATGGCGGCGCGCAGGCGCGGATTCAGGTCAGGATCTCCGCCGCCGCTCTTGGCGGCCAGCATGATTTCATGGGCAAAGCGGGCAAAGACCTTGCCCTTCTTGGCATCTTCCTTAGCCTTAACGTACTTGATCTTAGACCATTTATTATGTCCTGACATAGAATTGGGAATAATAGTAAGTGAATGTAAAAGAGACAAACTAACCAGCGGAACTGTTCTTCAACCCGGGCGAACACATTGTCTTTCGCAAATACCACGCAGGAAGGGAATCAGGGTGCGGCCATCCGTAAATACGTTACAGGGACCGGATACTCTGCCGGGGAACACGCCGCACACCCCTCAGGGCTCCGGCTACCGCTTGGCAGTCACTCTCAACACACGCAAAATAACGTATTCCCCAGCATTGGCAATACTTTTTTAGGTCACGGAAACACAGGAGCAATGCCGGGGAATGGGATAGGCAGTCTCCTCACCAACCAAGAGGAAAAGAGGCCTCCTGCGGGAATGTACCTCTTCCCGTTTAACTTGACGAAAAAGCGGACTGCCAATGAAAAAGCCGAGCTGAACGCTTTATCCGTCTCCGTCAGTCCTCATCATCCTTTACCTCTTCTCCATCATCCCGATTATCGGCCTCATACACGGTCACATCATCATCAAGCATGGAATAATACGTATAGGAATCAGAAGATTCCCTGTCCAAAGTTTTCAAAAGGCCTTTCTTTTCTTTTTTCAACTGTTTCAGTTCCCTGCCATGTTCATCAAAATAAGCAATCTGTTGAACTCCCTTCTCTGGATAAGAAAAACGGATAATCGCACACTTCCTCTGATGATCGGAACTTAACTTTCCGTCTTGGTCGTAGTACCGTATTTCCTTTATAGCGCGGCCTCCCCCCAAGTCGCTCCCACGCTCATAATGATCCGCACAACGCCGGGCCCACCCCTGGAGGCCACGAGTCAACCGGCCAAACTTATCCGTATATTCAGCTTCAGCTACATCATAAGGGTCCAGATAATATTTTGTTTGAAGCAGATTTTCGGGCAGGAATAACCGCAATTGATTAATATCGTTCCAATCACCGAATCTTCCTTTTAAATAAAAGGTTTTTCTTGTTGAGGCTGTCAATTCCGCTTCCCATCCTTTGTGAACTTCCAGGCAACTAACGCCCGCATCCCCGGCGGGTGTTGCTTTATATTGATGGTAACGGATCATCCGTCCTTTCGGAAAAATAGCCGGACGTTCCACATCTACAGGATCCTGGTCTGCAACAATTCTTGAATCATCTCCTTTTCCAAAAAAGGATTCCCTGAAAATGAAGGAACCATTGAGAATCCCCGCCCCTGCCTGGCGAATAACCTCTCCCCGGTGGTAAGAACCATTTGTACAAAGAGCATTTTCTCCCCGGACACCATAAAAAGTGACGCACCTCCGCCCCCTATTTTCTTCCACCACACGCATGTGATAACCCTGATCGTCAAGGCCACAGATTTTCCCTTCCGGAGTGAAATAAGTGTAAATACTCAACGCATATTCCTGAATGTCCGTCCATGCCCGGTCGTTCGTTTCATCATAATCCTTTTTGGGGTAAAATCCGGACAGGAGGTTCAAAAACTCTCCCTGCTTCCGGTTTCTTCCGCGGGGCGCGTCGGTCCATTCTTCACAATTAAGAATTAGTTTCCATTGAAGAAATTGATGATGATTGAATTCTATCAACTTTTGTTCACTCCATCTTCCATTGAAGGGAGGATACTTTCTATCGGAATACCCGGGATTTGGAGGTTCCAATAAATCCATCACAGGATGTCCAATAGGGTCTATCATTCGCCTCGCCCCCTCTGAAAGAGTTGTCCCGCCCGAAACTGCTATTAAAAAAATGTATAAAAAATACTTCATAACATGATCAATATTATCACCCCTGATGATGCATTCTAATATGATGTAACAGATATATCAATTATTTCAACAAGTTTAACCGCCGCTGCATTTGATCTTCTAAGAGCCATTTCCGGAAAACGTCACGATTATCTGGATGTTGAGCGATAACCGCTTTTGCCGGACCTCCGCTGCCTTTTCCCTGCACAGTCCTTTGGAGGGAAGCAGAATGGTATTCCCCATATTGGAAGAACCCCCGTAATTATCCCCCGCACAGGAAAAAGGGATTTCTGCCGCACGTCCAGCATGTTCCGGCTTCATTAAAAATATCTGCGATATCCGGCCCCGCATTTTCGCGGGAAAACCTCTATTCCGTCATGGCACGGGACCGAAGTTCAACGCCATCTGTGTTATCATTGACTAAGAAAGGAAGACGGGCTTAGATATGCTCCTCTTCCTTTTCTCTGTCTTATGGAACAAGCAGCGCACCAAGAAAAATCACATGCGGCCTTTTCCTCCGTCCTGTGGTCCGCCTTTTTGACGGGCATCAAGCTCTGGGCCGGTATTGTGACGGGCAGCTTGGGCATTATTTCCGAGGCCCTGCACAGCGGCCTGGACCTGATGGCGGCAGCCATGACTTTTTACGCCGTGAAGGTGGCCGCCCGGCCTGCCGACGAAAGCCATCCCTACGGGCATGAGAAGGTGGAAAATCTTTCCGCGCTGGCGGAAACGGCCCTGCTCCTGGTCACCTGCGCCTGGATTGTCTGGGAGGCGGTGGACCGCCTGTTTTACAATGAGGCGGAAATCACCCTCACCTGGTGGGCCTTTGCCGTGGTGGCCGTCTCCCTGCTGGTGGACGTGAACCGCTCCGCAATGCTCCGCCGGGTGGCCAAAAAGCACAAGAGCCAGGCCCTGGAGGCGGACGCCCTTCATTTCACCACGGATATCTGGTCTTCCGCCGTGGTGCTGCTGGGCCTTTTCTGCGTATGGCTGGCCCATCTGGTTCCCGCAGATTCCGTCTGGCACGGACTGCTGGAAAAGGCGGATGCCATCGCGGCCCTGTTTGTGGCGGCCCTGGTTTGTTCCGT
Encoded here:
- a CDS encoding YebC/PmpR family DNA-binding transcriptional regulator — encoded protein: MSGHNKWSKIKYVKAKEDAKKGKVFARFAHEIMLAAKSGGGDPDLNPRLRAAIDGAKAVSTPKENIERAIKKGTGELGGATIQEITYEGYGPAGTAFLVEVATDNTNRSASELRTLFTKNGGSIGTPGSVAYQFERKGEARIMAEGLTEDSAMDLALECGADDVEQGDTDNEWVFVTDPTELNNVCAALREAGHTVISMKLISVAQNISVINDLDTAKAALRLYEALDDYDDALNVFSNFDVAEEILEQLD